TCCGGTAAAACTTATGAATCTAGTTTTAGGGCTTGTAGTTAAAGCTTCTCCGACTTCAAGATTTTCTCCGGTTACAAAGTTAAATACTCCTTTAGGGAGCCCAACTTCTTCAAATATCTCAGCAACTATATGACCCATTTTTGGAGTATCAGGAGCTGGTTTTGCTACCACGGTATTCCCAGCAGCAATTGGAGCGGCGGCCATACCCAGGTAAATAGCAAAAGGAAAATTCCATGGAGAGATAGAAACTCCTGCACCAATTGGCATATAAATGGTTTTGTTGGCATCACCCCATGAATCTTTCACGGGCATACCAGTATCGAGACGCATAGCTTCGTATGCATAGTAGATCAGGAAGTCGATTCCTTCAGCAGTATCTGCATCAGCTTCTAGATAGTTTTTGCCTGCTTCGCTAATCATCCAGGCATTAATCTCAAGACGACGTCTCTTAACAACATCGGCTGCTTTTAGTAGATATTCTGCACGTTCTTTAGCTGGAGTATATTGCCATGTTTCGAAAGCTTCCCAGGCTGCATCCAGTGCACCAAGTGCTTGCTCGGTACTAGCCATTTGGAAAGTACCAATCACTTCTTTCAAATTAGAAGGGTTGGTGCTTTCAAAGGTACCTGAGCTTCCCTTAACCCATTCTCCATTAATATATAAATCATATTCCTTCCCGAAATTACTGCGAGCCTCTTCAAGTGCTTTTTTCTGAGCAGCATCAATAGTAGGATCAGAGAAATCCAAGTATTCTTCGTTGGTAAATTTTTCTAGGGTTAAGTCAGACATTTTGTTTACAAGTAGATTCTAGAGTTAGTATTACGCTTCAATTTTTGTAAATGAGGAGGATAAATATAGCTAGAAAAGCGCTCCCATTTCAAAAGTGCAATTTCAGATTTTTAAGTTACGGTAAAACCGTTGAAAATGGGACTTAGTAGTGGTAGTTTTGAGCGTATTTAAAAGAACTTTACGTGGATTTAAGCTTCCTAAAAAAGCAGATGAGGTTTAAATTCATTCATCTCAAAAAGGATAAAACATGTCTAAAATTAAAGTCGGAATAAATGGTTTTGGTCGAATTGGTAGAATGGTTACCCGCGCTATTTTAGCGAAGTATACTGATCAGATCGATATTGTTGGAGTTAATGATTTAACCGATACCAAAACACTTGCTCACCTGTTCAAATATGATTCTTCTCAGGGGATTTATGCCGGGGATGTTTCAGCGGATGGTGATACTATTAATATTGATAGCTTAAGCTTTAAAGTTACTGCAGAGCGAGATCCGGCAAACCTTAATTGGGGCGATCTTGGTGTAGACGTAGTAATCGAATCAACCGGATTTTTTGTTGATAAAGACGGAGCAAGCAAACACCTTGCGGCTGGTGCAAAAAAAGTAATCATCTCTGCTCCTGCGAAAGGAGAGGTTAAAACAGTGGTACTAGGAGTAAATGAAGATGTAATTGATGCCGATACTGCTATTTACTCTAACGCAAGTTGTACAACTAACTGCCTTGCTCCAATGGTAAAAGTATTGGATGATGCTTTCGGAGTGGTAAAAGGTTTTATGACAACCATTCACTCTTACACTGGTGATCAAAGAATTTTGGATGCACCACACAGAGACTTGAGAAGAGCAAGAGCTGCGGCTATTAATATTATTCCAACCTCAACAGGCGCTGCTAAAGCTGTTGGTTTAGTACTTCCTCATTTAAATGGTAAGCTTGATGGCGGAGCTGTCCGTGTTCCAACCCCAACGGGATCACTTACTGACTTTGTTTGCGAAGTAAGTAAAGAAACTACTATTGAAGAAGTAAATGCTGCTTTTAAAGCTGCTGCTGAAGGTAGTTTAAATGGAATTCTTGAGTATACTACTGATCCAATTGTATCTACCGATATTATTGGGAACCCACATTCAAATATTCTTGACAGTCAACTTACTAAAGTGGATGGCACTTTAGTTAAAGTAATTGGCTGGTACGACAACGAAGCAGGATATGCAAATCGAACTGCAGATTTGATTTCGAAGATCGTGTAAGTTGCCAATCTTGGAGTATTAAAGCCCGGGCGTTCCGTCCGGGCTTTTTTTATGTCCTAAAGTTTTTAAAAATAGATAGTTTCTTCTTTCCTCTTTTCTTGCTTTATTGGGCTGGGAATAAATAAAGGATAACTAGTAATTATTATTGAATAAATGAATAATTCACGCTCTTGGTTACTGGGAGTATTTTCTATTTTAGTTTGGAGTGGTGTTGCCGCCTTTATTAGGCGGGTTTCTGAAGACACAGATCCTATTCAGATCACTTATATTTCCATTTTCTTTGGATGTTTTTTTTCTATCCTTTATGCTATTGTATTAGATAAAGAAAAAATTAAACCTTTTGGAAAGCTTTTTTTAGCTGATACTAAACTACAGTTATTTGGAATTCTTTCAGGAATATTTTTAGTACTTCACTATTTTAGCATTTATTACATTTTTTCAACAGACTACGTAATTAAAGGAAATATAATAAATTATTTATGGCCTGTTTTACTTTATTTATTGCTAAAAATATATAATAAAAAAAAGCAGTATAGTGCCCCTTCTGATTTTATTTTTTTAATCATGTCTTTTTT
This genomic window from Balneola sp. contains:
- the gap gene encoding type I glyceraldehyde-3-phosphate dehydrogenase codes for the protein MSKIKVGINGFGRIGRMVTRAILAKYTDQIDIVGVNDLTDTKTLAHLFKYDSSQGIYAGDVSADGDTINIDSLSFKVTAERDPANLNWGDLGVDVVIESTGFFVDKDGASKHLAAGAKKVIISAPAKGEVKTVVLGVNEDVIDADTAIYSNASCTTNCLAPMVKVLDDAFGVVKGFMTTIHSYTGDQRILDAPHRDLRRARAAAINIIPTSTGAAKAVGLVLPHLNGKLDGGAVRVPTPTGSLTDFVCEVSKETTIEEVNAAFKAAAEGSLNGILEYTTDPIVSTDIIGNPHSNILDSQLTKVDGTLVKVIGWYDNEAGYANRTADLISKIV